Genomic window (Nitrososphaerota archaeon):
TAACCGTTTGAAGCCGGATGTTTTGGCTGTTGTGGATGTTGTAAGCGGGGCTGTTAAGGTGGAGGCTAGGTCAATCTATCTATTTGGCAGGTATACAAAGTCTAAACGGGGTTTACCGCAGAAACATCCAAGATGTAGAGTCTGTGGAGGTAGGGGTTGCCCAGAATGCGAATACACGGGTAGGGCTAAAGGTCTTAGCGTGGAACATCTAATCAACCAATATCTTCTAAAAATCTTGCAAGGCGCTAAGACGACCTTCAGCTGGTTTGGTGGCGAAGATGAAAGAAGCCTGGTCCTAGGAGCGGGTAGACCGTTTTACGTGGAGGTGCATAATCCAAAGAAGCGGCGTCTACCAACCCTAACCTTACCAGCCAACCTAGGATATGGCATCAAGCTTACACAACTAACCCTATTAGATGCCAAGCCTGAAAAGGTACCCAGCTTCAAGATCAAGGTGCTGGCTAGAGTGCTCTTTCAGAGTAAGCCAGATAAGAAGGTTTTGAAAAATCTTCCGAATCCAATAGAGGTTAATCAAGCATCTCTAGGAAAGCGTAAAACCTATGTGAAGAAGATCTATTCACCCACCATACGTCTGGTTGGAAACAAAGGGTATATACGATTCATCTGCGACGGCGGGTTAAGCATAAAACGGTTTCTAACAGGGGTAGGCGAACCTGTAACCCCCAACCTACCCTCACTTCTAGGCGTCAACACAGAAGTAGATGAAGAGAAACCTTTCGATATTCTAGATGTGCTTCTAGAAGGTTTTTAGAGTAGGGTCAATCAACCCCCTACCGATACAAGATGCCTACTTACAAAGTCGCCGTTATACCAGGTGATGGTGTTGGACCGGAGGTTATACGTGAAGGCAGAAAGGTTTTGGACGCTGTGAGTGAAGTAGATGGGTTTGAGCTAGAGTGGGTTGAATATCCATTCGGAGCGGACTACTACCTTAAAACAGGCAAGACGCTAGACGAAGACTCGCTGAAGGAGCTCAAGCAGTATAAAGCAATATACCTAGGGGCCGTAGGCGACCCCAGAGTTCCACCCGGTGTTTTGGAGCTAGGGATCCTACTCAAGCTGCGCTTCTACATGGATGAATACGTAAACTTAAGGCCGGTGAAGCTCTTTGAAGGCGTACCAACACCGCTCAAGAACAAAACTGAAAAAGACATCTGCTTCGATGTAGTTAGAGAGAACACTGAAGACTTCTACATAGGTATAGGCAGCAGAGCGCTCAAGACACCACATAGAGAGCAACACCAGCTCATCAGAGAACTCTACAGCCTAAAGTTCAATCTGGATGTAGAAGGTGATGCGGATGAAATTGCCTACCAGCTCGGGCTTATAAGCCGCAGAGGTGCTGAGAGGGTCATAAGGTACGCCTTCGAGTTGGCCGAGAGGAAGAAGAAGAGTAAGGTGACCTCGGTCGATAAAGCGAATGTTTTGACCCACATTTATGGGCTTTGGCGAGACGCATTTCAGAGCGTCGCCGAAAATTACCCTCACATCGAAACAGAGTTTATGTTTGTTGACGCAGCTGCTATGTGGTTCGTCAAGAACCCTGAGTGGTTCCAAGTGGTTGTGACCCCAAACCTCTTCGGCGACATTCTTACAGACCTCGGAGCCATGATTCAGGGTGGAATGGGTGTAGCACCTGGTGCTAACATTAACCCCTCTGGTACATCGACCTTCGAGCCGATTCACGGTTCAGCGCCTAAATACCGTGGTCAGAATAAGATCAACCCAATAGCCACGATTCTTGCTGGTGCTCTTATGCTTGAAAACCTTGG
Coding sequences:
- a CDS encoding 3-isopropylmalate dehydrogenase (catalyzes the oxidation of 3-isopropylmalate to 3-carboxy-4-methyl-2-oxopentanoate in leucine biosynthesis) — its product is MPTYKVAVIPGDGVGPEVIREGRKVLDAVSEVDGFELEWVEYPFGADYYLKTGKTLDEDSLKELKQYKAIYLGAVGDPRVPPGVLELGILLKLRFYMDEYVNLRPVKLFEGVPTPLKNKTEKDICFDVVRENTEDFYIGIGSRALKTPHREQHQLIRELYSLKFNLDVEGDADEIAYQLGLISRRGAERVIRYAFELAERKKKSKVTSVDKANVLTHIYGLWRDAFQSVAENYPHIETEFMFVDAAAMWFVKNPEWFQVVVTPNLFGDILTDLGAMIQGGMGVAPGANINPSGTSTFEPIHGSAPKYRGQNKINPIATILAGALMLENLGLYFSAAKVERAVAEVLKEGKVRTYDLGGSSTTEEVGNAIAERVKRL